A stretch of DNA from Yoonia sp. G8-12:
GCGCTGAAGGCGGGATTGGTGGGGGCTGCGAAAATCAACACCGTTTCGCAAACCTATGCCGAAGAATTGCTGACGCCTGAATTCGGCATCGGCATGGATGGTGTTTTGCGCGCGCGGCAGGCCGATCTCACGGGGATCGTCAACGGGATTGATCTTGATGTGTGGAACCCCGAGACCGACCCCAATATCACCCCCTACAAAACCGCCGCCGGAAAAGGCGCGAACAAGAACGCGCTGCGCAAGATTTTTGGCCTTGGTAAGGCTGACGGCCCGCTGTGCGTCCTCGTCTCACGCCTGACCGAACAGAAGGGGATCGACCTGCTGCTGGATGCCTTGCCCGCGCTGTTGGATCGCGGCGGGCAATTGGCACTGTTGGGGTCCGGCGATCCGAAACTTGAAGTGGCATTGCTGGAAGCCGCAGCGAACCATCCGAACGTCGCGGTCAAAATCGGCTATGACGAAGCGCTATCGCACAAAATGGTGGCAGGGGGCGACGCGATTTTGGTGCCCTCGCGGTTTGAACCTTGCGGGCTGACCCAGCTTTACGGGCTGCGCTATGGCGCGCTGCCTCTGGTGGCACTGACGGGCGGATTGGCGGATACGGTCATTAACGCCTCACCTGCCGCGCTTGCGCGCGGTGTGGCGACCGGCGTGCAGTTTTTTCCGATCAACGTACAAGCACTGGCCAACGCCTTTACCCGTCTAAGCGACCTTTACGCCGACACCAAAACGTGGAAATCCATGCAGCGCAACGCGATGAAACAACCTGTTGGCTGGGAAACCTCGGCGGCGGCTTATCAAGCCATATACGCAGGCCTGACTGAGGCACCATCTTGAACCTTGGACCATTCGAAATCCGGCCCGGACGTCCGACCCCTTTGGGGGCCACGCTGGACCCTGATGGCGTGAATTTCGCCATCTTTTCGCGCCATGCCACCAAGGTCATGCTGTGCCTGTTCGACGAGGATGGCAACGAACACCAGATCATCACGCTGCCGGAACGTGAAGGCCATGTGTGGCACGGCTATTTCCCCGGCATGAAGGCGGGTCAGCAATATGGCGTCCGCATGGATGGGCCGTATGCGCCCGAAGAGGGGCATCGCTTTAATCCCTACAAGCTGTTGATAGATCCTTATGCCAAGCAGTTGACGGGTCATCCAACATGGAACGATGCCCTGTTCGGGTATCAAACCGGCCACAAAGACAAAGACCTCAGTTTCGACAAAACCGATAGCGCGCCATATATGCCGCGCTGTGTTGTTGTTGACCCGACATTCAACTGGCACAACGCCCACGAACCACGCCACGCTCTGGAAAGCACGATCATCTATGAGGCCCATGTCAAAGGCCTGACTGCGGGTCGCAGCGATATCCCCAACCGCGGGACCTATTTGGCGATGGCGTCTGATCCGATCCTTGAACACCTCAATAATCTGGGTGTGACGGCGGTTGAGCTTTTGCCGGTCCAAGCCTTCCTGAACGACAAATTCCTGCTGGATCGCGGGCTGACGAACTATTGGGGCTATATGACCTACGGGTTTTTTGCCCCCGATCCGCGTTATATGCAGGGCGCGGATATCGCTGAATTTCAGCAGATGGTGCGCCGTTTCCATTCGGCGGGCATCGAAGTGATATTGGATGTGGTTTACAACCACACCGCCGAAGGATCCGAGCTTGGGCCAACCCTGATGTTCCGTGGCCTGGATAACGCCAGCTATTACCGCTTGGCCGACAACCCCCGCTACTACATTGATGATGCAGGCTGCGGGAATACGCTCGATTTCGAAAACCCCTTTGTGATCCGGCTTGTCATGGACAGCCTGCGCTATTGGGTTGAGGTCATGCATGTGGATGGCTTCCGCTTTGATCTGTGTACGGCCCTTGGGCGCACGGCGCGTGGCTTTGAACGCGACGGGCCGTTCTTCCGCGCGATTGGGCAGGACCCTGTCTTGAATCAGGTCAAACTGATCGCAGAGCCTTGGGATATCGGACCGGGGGGCTATCAGTTGGGCGCGTACCCTGCACCCTTTGCGGAATGGAACGACAAATACCGCGACAACGTCCGCGAATTCTGGCGTGGGGATGCAGGCAAAGTGCCGGATATGGCAGAGAGGCTGACCGGATCGGCCCCCTATTTCGATCACGACGGGCGCGCGGCGACATCATCGCTGAACTTCCTTACGGCCCATGACGGTTTCACCCTGCAAGATACCGTCAGCTATAGCCGCAAGCATAATCTGGCCAATGGCGAGGATGATCGCGACGGGCATTCCAACAACCATTCCGACAATATGGGCGTTGAAGGCCCCGCCAAGGATGAAGCGATCAATGCCGCAAGGATGCGCCGGAAACGCAATATGATGGCAACGTTGATGTTGTCCCAAGGCACGCCAATGGTGCTGGCGGGGGACGAGCTGAGCAATTCGCAAGGTGGCAATAACAATGCCTATTGTCAGGATAATGAGATCGGCTGGGTGAATTGGCCCGATAAAGAAGACCCGTTCTTTACCTTTTGCCAGCAGGCGATTGCCTTTCGCAAAATGCACCCGCTCTTGCGCCAAAGCCGTTTTCTGCATTCACGCCAGCGCCTGATTGACGGAGAACCCGATCTTTTCTGGCGGCGGGTCGATGGTGCGCCAATGCAGCAAGAAGACTGGGATGACGCGGGCCTTGATACTCTGGTGGTGGAAATGCGGATGGCGTCGGGATCACCCGAATACGTCAAACGCGAAGGCGCGTTGTTGGTGATATTGAACCGCGGACAGGCGGTTGAGATTACGGCACCTGAATTGCCGAAAGGCGACACTTGGGTGCGCCGTTTTGACACCAGCCAAGAGGACGCCATCAAAGTCACGCCGGGACTGACCGTCGCGGCGGACAGTGTTGTGGTATTTTCACACGAGACCGCAGATCGGTAATCTGCGATAAAGACACTAGGGAGGACGAGACATGCCGATGCAAAACGTGCGGACCACTCCAATCGACGGACAAAAGCCGGGCACAAGCGGGCTTCGCAAGAAGACCGCCATGTTCAGGCGGCCCCATTTTCTAGAAAACTACGTGCAGGCGATCTTTGACGGGATCGGTGGTGTCGCGGGCAAAACGCTTGTGATCGGCGGCGATGGTCGTTTCTTCAATGACAGTGCGATCCAGATAATCCTGCGTATGGCCAGTGCGAATAATGCGGCGAGATGCATCGTGGGGCAGGGCGGTATCCTTTCCACGCCTGCCGCGTCGCACCTGATCCGGTTGCGCAAGGCGGATGGTGGGCTGATCCTGTCAGCGAGCCATAACCCCGGTGGGCCTGATGCGGACTTTGGGTTGAAATATAACGGGCCCAACGGTGGCCCCGCGTCCGAAGCTGTGACTGACAAGATTTATGAGCGGACAAAGACGCTCGATCTCTACCAGATCACGGCGGCAGAGGATGTTGATCTTGGGTCACTTGGCGAACAGTCACTTGAAGGTATGACGGTCGAGATCGTTGATCCGGTCGCCGACTATGCCGCCCTGATGCAAACCATCGTCGATTTCGACAAGATCCGCGCCCTCTTTGCCGGTGGTTTTACCATGTGCTTTGACGCCATGCATGCCGTGACAGGCCCTTATGCCCATGCGATCCTTGAGGGGGTGTTGGGCGCGCCAGAAGGCACGGTCATCAACGGCACCCCAAGCCCTGATTTTGGCAAGGGCCACCCCGATCCGAACCCGATTTGGGCCAAGACGCTGATGGAAAAGATGTATAGCGCTGATGCCCCTGATTTTGGTGCCGCCTCGGATGGGGACGGCGACCGCAATATGATTGTGGGGCGGGGGGCCTATGTCACGCCGTCCGATAGTCTGGCGCTCTTGACCGCCAAGGCGCATCTTGCGCCCGCCTATCGCGGTGGTCTTGCTGGCGTGGCACGCTCCATGCCGACCTCGCGCGCGGTGGACCGCGTGGCGGAAAGCCTTGGGATTGATTGTTTTGAAACGCCAACTGGCTGGAAGTTTTTTGGTAATTTGCTGGATGCTGGCAAAGTCACGCTTTGTGGTGAAGAAAGCGCTGGTACGGGATCGGATCATGTGCGCGAAAAAGACGGTCTTTGGGCGGTGCTGTTGTGGCTGAACATTCTGGCCGAGACGCAGCAATCGGTGTCCGACCTGATGGCAGATTTGTGGAAAGCGCACGGGCGTTGCTACTACTCGCGCTATGACTATGAGGATGTGGACAGCGACAAGGCCAACGTGATGATGGACGGGTTGCGCGCCAAGCTTGCGTCACTTGCGGGGACCAAGATTGGCGGCATCACCGTCGCAGAGGCCGATGAATTTGCCTATCTCGATCCGGTTGATGGATCAAAATCCGCAGGCCAAGGTATCAGGATCGCCTTTGAGGGCGGTGCGCGGGCGGTGTTTCGTTTGTCGGGTACAGGCACGCAAGGGGCTACGATCCGGCTTTATCTGGAACAACTGGTGACCGATCCGGACCGCCTGCAGGACGATCCGGAAAAGGTGCTGGCTGCTGTGCGTGATGCCGCATTGGGCGTGTCGGATTTGCAGACGCTCACCGGACGCACAGCGCCCGATGTGATCACCTAAAGCGGTACTTTCACCCCATGTGTCAGGTAGGCAAACCCGTTGCCTTCCAGCTTTAGGGTGTCACCGCCGATGCTGGCCGCTTGACCCAAAGCAATTTCAGCCTCAGCTTTCATCGGCACCTCATGCGTGTCTTTGGAAAGGTTGAAAATGCAGGTCAGCGTTTCGTCGTCATCGTGACGCGTGAACGCCAAAAGCGGTTCGGGCAAGTTAACGAAGGTCGTGTTCCCGCGTGACAGGGCAGGGCTATTCTTGCGGTAGGCGATCATGTCTTTGTAGTAGGACAGAATGCTATCGGGGCCTTGCTGCTGGTCCACTGCTTTGGCCGCCTGTGGTTCTTTGACAGGTAACCAGGGTTTGCCGGTCGAGAAGCCCGCATTCGGCGCATCCTTTTCCCAGACCATCGGCGTGCGGCATCCGTCGCGCCCTTTGACCGATGGCCAGAACCGCAACGCGGGCGGATCGGTCAACTCGTCGTATTCCATTTCGGTTTCGGTCTGGCCCAACTCTTCGCCCTGATAAATGCCGATGGTGCCTTCAAAGGACATCAGCATGGCACATGCGAACCGCGCCATGCTGTCCTCAGATACGGCATAATCGGCCCAGCGGGACACCTGACGCGGCACGTCATGGTTGCTGAAAGACCAATAGGGGTGGCCGTCAGGCGCGCCACGTTGGAAGCCTTCGATACAATTGCGGAAATGCTCGGCGTTGAAATCAGGGCCGAGCATCGCAAAGCTATAGGCCATATGTAGGCGGGAATTTCCGGCGGTATATTCGCCCATAATCTCGATCGACCGGTGGCCCATTTCGCCAACCTCACCGACCATCATGATGTCGTCGTATTGGTCGGTCAGCTTGCGCAGTTTTTCCAGAAACCCGAGGTTTTCTGGCCGCGTTTTGTTATACAGGTTCTGCTGCATCCCATAAAGATCGGTCGCCATGACCTGTGGTCTGGTTTGTGCTGGCGGGTTCGAGCGCAGTTCTTGATCGTGGAAATAGTAGTTCACCGTATCAAGACGGAACCCGTCCAAGCCGCGATCAAGCCAGAACTTGCAGGTCTCCAAGATCGCATCGACGACGTCTGGATTATGAAAGTTCAGATCAGGTTGCGAGGTCAGAAAATTGTGCTGATAATACTGCCCGCGCTGCGGATCGAATTCCCATGCAGGGCCACCAAAATGGCTGTGCCAGTTGGTTGGCGGCGATCCATCGGGCAGGGGGTCGGCCCAGACGTACCAATCCGCCTTATCGTTGTCGCGGCTTAGGCGCGATTGCTTGAACCACTCATGTTTGTCAGAGGTATGCGACAGGACCTGATCCACAATCACTTTGAGACCGCGGTCATGTGCCTCGGTGATGAGCGTGTCGAAATCCGACAGATCACCGAACAGTGGATCAACCGCCAGATAGTCGGACACGTCATAGCCCATATCGGCCTGAGGTGATTTGAAAATCGGCGAGAGCCAGATGCAATCCGCCCCCAAATCCGCGATATGATCAAGGCGGCGTGTGATGCCGGCCAAATCCCCGACGCCGTCGCCTGTGCTATCCTGGTATGACCGCGGATAGACCTGATAGATCACTGCACTTCGCCACCATTCGCGCATCATGAGGCTCCTTCGTTTGGGGGTTCCTGTTCGGAGTGGCGTAGATTGAAATCTGAGAGACGTAAACCGCTTCTACAGCACCGATTGTCGCGGCTTTATGTGAAAACAACGCGGGGGTAGGTCAACTGCCGATCATGCGGGCATGTGCGGCCTTTCGTGCGTAATTATTGGGCATTTAGGGAAAGCCCTATTCTCATTTGCGTCAACCACTGCCTTCGGGTTGCTGATTGTGCGCAAACTCATAGCGCAATGAGAATCTTTGGAGCGCATCATTAACCTCCCTTTCCATATCAACTCGCAGGATATGCACTCCGCGCAACCGCGCGCGCGCGGCACTGCGTCTTTGACCGTGGCCGGTGATGCACGGGGCCGCACCGGCCTTGTCGATTTGCGCCATGCGGGATCTTCAAAACTGGTTTTCCCGCGCAATTTCAACGACGCGCTTGAGGCGATCCTCGTCAATACGGCGGGCGGGATAACGGGGGGCGACCAGTATAGGCTGGCGGCAACTGTACGCACCGGCGGCACGCTGACCCTGACAACACAAGCCGCAGAACGTGCTTACCGTGCGCAAGTGAACGAGGTGGGCCACGTTGAGACAACATTGACGGTCGCAGCCGATGCCTGCCTGAACTGGTTGCCACAAGAACTGATCCTGTTCGATCATTGCGCCCTGCGGCGGCGGTTGCAGATTGATCTGCAAGGCAACGCAGAGCTGTTGATGGTTGAGCCGGTTGTCTTTGGGCGCGCCGCCATGAATGAACACCTCAGCGACGTTTTTTTCACTGATCGCATCCGTATCAATCGTGATGGCCAGCCGAT
This window harbors:
- the glgA gene encoding glycogen synthase GlgA; the protein is MTKALFVVSECAPLVKTGGLADVAGALPGALAQHNVAVRVLLPGYRVVLGQIGKAKVVATYKDLFGGTAKLRACTIAGLDLLILDAPHLYDRDGAIYGDATGSDWPDNAERFAALCKVGAMIAADGVAGWTPDIVHGHDWQAGLTPEYMRGLGADVPFVFTIHNIAFHGNADARKLKSLGLDPARFTTEGFEFWGHISALKAGLVGAAKINTVSQTYAEELLTPEFGIGMDGVLRARQADLTGIVNGIDLDVWNPETDPNITPYKTAAGKGANKNALRKIFGLGKADGPLCVLVSRLTEQKGIDLLLDALPALLDRGGQLALLGSGDPKLEVALLEAAANHPNVAVKIGYDEALSHKMVAGGDAILVPSRFEPCGLTQLYGLRYGALPLVALTGGLADTVINASPAALARGVATGVQFFPINVQALANAFTRLSDLYADTKTWKSMQRNAMKQPVGWETSAAAYQAIYAGLTEAPS
- the glgX gene encoding glycogen debranching protein GlgX, with the protein product MNLGPFEIRPGRPTPLGATLDPDGVNFAIFSRHATKVMLCLFDEDGNEHQIITLPEREGHVWHGYFPGMKAGQQYGVRMDGPYAPEEGHRFNPYKLLIDPYAKQLTGHPTWNDALFGYQTGHKDKDLSFDKTDSAPYMPRCVVVDPTFNWHNAHEPRHALESTIIYEAHVKGLTAGRSDIPNRGTYLAMASDPILEHLNNLGVTAVELLPVQAFLNDKFLLDRGLTNYWGYMTYGFFAPDPRYMQGADIAEFQQMVRRFHSAGIEVILDVVYNHTAEGSELGPTLMFRGLDNASYYRLADNPRYYIDDAGCGNTLDFENPFVIRLVMDSLRYWVEVMHVDGFRFDLCTALGRTARGFERDGPFFRAIGQDPVLNQVKLIAEPWDIGPGGYQLGAYPAPFAEWNDKYRDNVREFWRGDAGKVPDMAERLTGSAPYFDHDGRAATSSLNFLTAHDGFTLQDTVSYSRKHNLANGEDDRDGHSNNHSDNMGVEGPAKDEAINAARMRRKRNMMATLMLSQGTPMVLAGDELSNSQGGNNNAYCQDNEIGWVNWPDKEDPFFTFCQQAIAFRKMHPLLRQSRFLHSRQRLIDGEPDLFWRRVDGAPMQQEDWDDAGLDTLVVEMRMASGSPEYVKREGALLVILNRGQAVEITAPELPKGDTWVRRFDTSQEDAIKVTPGLTVAADSVVVFSHETADR
- a CDS encoding alpha-D-glucose phosphate-specific phosphoglucomutase, with protein sequence MPMQNVRTTPIDGQKPGTSGLRKKTAMFRRPHFLENYVQAIFDGIGGVAGKTLVIGGDGRFFNDSAIQIILRMASANNAARCIVGQGGILSTPAASHLIRLRKADGGLILSASHNPGGPDADFGLKYNGPNGGPASEAVTDKIYERTKTLDLYQITAAEDVDLGSLGEQSLEGMTVEIVDPVADYAALMQTIVDFDKIRALFAGGFTMCFDAMHAVTGPYAHAILEGVLGAPEGTVINGTPSPDFGKGHPDPNPIWAKTLMEKMYSADAPDFGAASDGDGDRNMIVGRGAYVTPSDSLALLTAKAHLAPAYRGGLAGVARSMPTSRAVDRVAESLGIDCFETPTGWKFFGNLLDAGKVTLCGEESAGTGSDHVREKDGLWAVLLWLNILAETQQSVSDLMADLWKAHGRCYYSRYDYEDVDSDKANVMMDGLRAKLASLAGTKIGGITVAEADEFAYLDPVDGSKSAGQGIRIAFEGGARAVFRLSGTGTQGATIRLYLEQLVTDPDRLQDDPEKVLAAVRDAALGVSDLQTLTGRTAPDVIT
- a CDS encoding alpha-amylase family glycosyl hydrolase, coding for MREWWRSAVIYQVYPRSYQDSTGDGVGDLAGITRRLDHIADLGADCIWLSPIFKSPQADMGYDVSDYLAVDPLFGDLSDFDTLITEAHDRGLKVIVDQVLSHTSDKHEWFKQSRLSRDNDKADWYVWADPLPDGSPPTNWHSHFGGPAWEFDPQRGQYYQHNFLTSQPDLNFHNPDVVDAILETCKFWLDRGLDGFRLDTVNYYFHDQELRSNPPAQTRPQVMATDLYGMQQNLYNKTRPENLGFLEKLRKLTDQYDDIMMVGEVGEMGHRSIEIMGEYTAGNSRLHMAYSFAMLGPDFNAEHFRNCIEGFQRGAPDGHPYWSFSNHDVPRQVSRWADYAVSEDSMARFACAMLMSFEGTIGIYQGEELGQTETEMEYDELTDPPALRFWPSVKGRDGCRTPMVWEKDAPNAGFSTGKPWLPVKEPQAAKAVDQQQGPDSILSYYKDMIAYRKNSPALSRGNTTFVNLPEPLLAFTRHDDDETLTCIFNLSKDTHEVPMKAEAEIALGQAASIGGDTLKLEGNGFAYLTHGVKVPL
- a CDS encoding urease accessory protein UreD is translated as MHSAQPRARGTASLTVAGDARGRTGLVDLRHAGSSKLVFPRNFNDALEAILVNTAGGITGGDQYRLAATVRTGGTLTLTTQAAERAYRAQVNEVGHVETTLTVAADACLNWLPQELILFDHCALRRRLQIDLQGNAELLMVEPVVFGRAAMNEHLSDVFFTDRIRINRDGQPIYLDGMDLSGDAAAHTARRAIGGGARAMASLVLVRPDAAAQLDTLRAMLPPTAGASLLADDVLVIRQLAEDSFALRRDLMLILSHLTNNSLPISWRL